A region of Toxorhynchites rutilus septentrionalis strain SRP chromosome 1, ASM2978413v1, whole genome shotgun sequence DNA encodes the following proteins:
- the LOC129773193 gene encoding methionyl-tRNA formyltransferase, mitochondrial, with translation MKILQNMCKNVFEYRRKALSFHPIVSSTKRYYCSRWDNTKLRVLFFGTDNFSLPSLRVLNESLKSGGTVSSLEVVTSFKAKKNPLKQYAQNENLALHSWPIQRTSIKGTFDLGVVVSFGHLIPEELIAGFRLGMLNVHASLLPKLRGAAPIVHAIKNGDSETGVTIMRIKPNHFDVGEILTQRRVPIGTDTLMPELHTKLAEIGASALLSCIENIDHYLENLIAQHDCDATYAPKVTPHFSNIRWHGQSAKEVYDLYRSLVSYKPLTTHLDGKLVKMFKVSYDPQQQCDVNAKAGRIEYCRKRKRLRVSGSDGKFVEIDHLSIGGKRIMSAQEFNNGYLSKTNSENRFFE, from the exons atgaaaatactCCAAAATATGTGTAAAAATGTCTTCGAATATCGACGGAAGGCGTTGTCATTTCATCCGATAGTGTCGTCAACGAAACGTTACTACTGTTCTCGATGGGATAACACCAAACTTCGGGTTCTGTTTTTTGGAACCGACAACTTCTCGCTTCCCAGTTTACGAGTGCTGAATGAAAGTTT AAAATCAGGGGGCACCGTATCATCACTGGAGGTGGTCACCTCATTCAAAGCCAAGAAAAACCCTTTGAAGCAGTATGCTCAAAACGAGAACCTTGCACTGCATTCTTGGCCTATACAGCGGACGAGTATTAAGGGTACCTTCGATCTGGGGGTCGTTGTTTCGTTTGGACATCTGATTCCCGAAGAGCTCATCGCCGGGTTTCGGTT AGGAATGCTAAATGTTCACGCTAGTTTACTGCCGAAGCTCAGAGGGGCAGCTCCGATTGTACACGCAATTAAAAACGGTGACAGCGAAACGGGAGTTACGATTATGAGGATCAAACCGAATCATTTCGATGTGGGCGAG ATCTTAACTCAGAGGAGAGTTCCGATTGGGACAGACACCTTGATGCCGGAACTTCACACTAAGTTGGCAGAAATTGGGGCCTCCGCGCTATTGAGTTGCATAGAGAATATCGATCATTATCTTGAAAACCTTATAGCGCAACATGACTGCGATGCAACTTACG CTCCAAAAGTGACGCCTCATTTTTCCAACATCCGATGGCACGGACAGAGTGCCAAAGAAGTTTATGATCTCTACCGATCGCTGGTTTCCTACAAACCACTGACAACTCACTTGGACGGAAAGTTGGTCAAAATGTTTAAAGTTAGCTACGATCCTCAGCAGCAATGCGACGTAAACGCAAAAGCTGGTCGAATTGAGTACTGCCGAAAACGCAAACGGCTACGTGTTTCCGGCAGCGATGGCAAGTTTGTAGAGATCGACCATTTGTCGATCGGTGGAAAAAGAATCATGAGCGCTCAGGAGTTCAATAACGGTTATCTGAGTAAAACCAATTCGGAAAATAGATTCTTTGAATAA